One Nitrospiria bacterium genomic region harbors:
- a CDS encoding FecR domain-containing protein yields MKKAKKYFWARLIGVGLVFPVFFVLTVPSANGKEPIRLLNFSGNVEIQTSGKSTWERVASTVTLNPGDILRTGVRSQAEVGFNGGIIRMYENTLLRLPKIGMEVSDESSIKSQQAFLTYGKAIFNIVKRSFANSFEVVTPSLIAGVKGTVFRVVEEPEEQTVSVFEGVVQVSRSGKTGETVELVEKQMARLTDGSLMGPLPVDPRDQGWNEWQSFPVQETAGGAPLNSIPERNQETLDNGDMSFESAEKGLNETEEMFAQRIADRRNERLGDLLENSNDFRREVQTGAIRYPSLTVEKVEEAVQTILSSADRTLGTDTGSIVNVDSTITGLTGSVDNTVTGLTGTVDNTITGVTGTLDNTITGVTGTVEDTTSGLPETLDSTILDLPSLLP; encoded by the coding sequence ATGAAAAAGGCCAAAAAATATTTCTGGGCAAGGTTGATCGGAGTTGGATTGGTTTTCCCGGTGTTTTTTGTGTTGACGGTTCCAAGTGCAAATGGAAAAGAGCCCATTCGGCTCCTCAACTTCTCAGGAAATGTTGAAATTCAAACCTCAGGAAAGTCCACTTGGGAAAGGGTTGCCTCTACGGTCACGCTGAATCCGGGTGATATCCTAAGAACGGGGGTACGTTCGCAGGCCGAAGTTGGTTTTAACGGGGGAATCATACGAATGTATGAAAACACCCTTCTAAGGCTTCCCAAAATTGGGATGGAGGTTTCCGATGAATCTTCGATCAAATCTCAGCAGGCTTTCTTAACGTACGGTAAAGCGATCTTTAATATCGTAAAGCGGTCATTTGCAAATTCATTTGAAGTGGTCACACCCAGTTTGATCGCAGGGGTCAAGGGAACCGTGTTTAGGGTGGTGGAAGAACCTGAAGAACAAACGGTTTCGGTTTTCGAAGGAGTGGTTCAGGTTTCCAGGAGCGGAAAAACCGGAGAAACCGTGGAATTGGTGGAAAAACAGATGGCACGATTGACCGATGGATCTTTGATGGGGCCCCTTCCTGTGGATCCAAGAGATCAGGGCTGGAATGAATGGCAGTCCTTTCCCGTTCAAGAAACCGCGGGAGGAGCACCTTTAAATTCCATTCCGGAGAGAAACCAGGAAACTTTAGACAATGGGGATATGTCGTTTGAATCGGCGGAAAAGGGGTTGAATGAAACCGAGGAAATGTTTGCGCAAAGGATTGCAGACCGTCGAAACGAACGGTTGGGAGATTTGCTTGAAAACAGCAATGATTTTAGAAGAGAGGTTCAAACCGGCGCCATCCGGTATCCTTCTTTGACCGTTGAAAAAGTAGAAGAGGCCGTTCAAACTATATTATCATCTGCGGATCGTACGCTCGGTACAGATACCGGTTCAATCGTGAACGTGGACAGCACGATCACGGGCCTGACGGGATCCGTCGATAATACCGTCACCGGTCTGACAGGAACCGTGGATAATACCATCACCGGTGTAACGGGA